The Patescibacteria group bacterium DNA segment TTGGCCTTAAATTGTACCATACCCTGAATTAGAGTTATAGTTGTAATTAGTGGTAGTTTAGCTTCAAGGGCAGGCCAAAGTAGCATTCCGTCATTTTGTTAAATTAGCTAGATAATCTCCATTCAGTTGGTCTAGAAACACTGACACCCTGAACCTAAGTCAGTGTCTCATATTTGGTTGACTTCTAAAAATGTTCCTTTTTAACGACACGTTTTCATGCCTAGCCTTCAGGCGTGAAATCGGAGACATCTAAGCTAGAAGTCCTGGCTTTTTGGCATCTACCATTTTACGAATGTGTTCCTCTGTAAGTGATTCGGTATAATCAATAGTGATTAAGCAGACCCCCAATCGCTTGCATATTTCTTCTTTACGTTTATCGCGATTTCTTAATTCCCCCAAAGCCTTCTCCCCTCCCCAAGCTTTTATAGAATGAAAGTGTTGTTGCCCCTGATATTCGAGGGCTAACTGAAGAGTAGGGAAATAGATGTCGAGTTCTAACCCATCAAGCCAATCTGGGTGGTAGTGTCGAATAACTTCCTGTTCTGGCAAAATCCTTTGTAGAATCTGAAAAAGCATGGTTTCACTAACCCACCCCTCACCTACTTTTCTAAACCCAAATTCCTGCCGAACAATATTTTCTATTTTCGTCGTAAAGGCTCTCGTTAGCTTAGCAGCCTTTCTGCGCAGTCTAATCATTTCTCTAGCGTCTTCACTGGTAACATTGTGAAAATAGGTGACCTCATCTCTGCGAATATCGGCACGATCAGACCCATGCACCATGTTCATAATCTTTTCCATTTACTACAATCCAACCTAAGGCCGTTGATAATTTGGTAGTAATTTATTGAATAGATAGCAAATGATTTAATGTTTTTGTGTTATGAAAACGCAGAAGCATTACAGACAGACATATCCCAGCGATATAACAAGAGAACAATTTGAACATATCCGAGAAGATTTGGATAATTTTAAGAAACAAACAAGACCTAGGACACTTGACTTATATGATGTTTTTTGTGCGGTCTTGTACGTTCTTAAAAGCGGTTGCCAATGGCGCATGTTACCAAGTGATTTGCCAAAGTGGCGATCTGTTTATGAGTATCATAGGCAATGGAGCCAAAGAGTTGATGAAGAAGCCAGCTTATTGGAGCAGGTCTTAAAAAAATTGGTTGGTCAGGCCCGAGTCAAACATGGGCGGAAAGAGCAAACCTGTTTTTGCATCATTGATGCACAAAGCGTGAAAAACACAGACACAGCAGAAGAAAAAGGATATGATGCTGGCAAAAAGGTTTCAGGCATCAAGCGACACATAGCTGTAGATACTCAAG contains these protein-coding regions:
- a CDS encoding IS5 family transposase yields the protein MKTQKHYRQTYPSDITREQFEHIREDLDNFKKQTRPRTLDLYDVFCAVLYVLKSGCQWRMLPSDLPKWRSVYEYHRQWSQRVDEEASLLEQVLKKLVGQARVKHGRKEQTCFCIIDAQSVKNTDTAEEKGYDAGKKVSGIKRHIAVDTQGLPHAIGITTANVTDREGALMTLFSQNQEQNLSEVENVLADGGYSGEKFAEAVKKQIGSSVEIAKRNEQHTFAVIPKRWVVERSFGWLDKCRRLWKNCERKINTSLQFVVLAFIKILLKRL